One region of Micromonospora lupini genomic DNA includes:
- a CDS encoding DUF397 domain-containing protein, whose translation MKALDNQWHTSTRSGGNGACVEARYTDHTAQVRDSKDRQGPALAFSAGQWVDFVQGIKSGQFNA comes from the coding sequence ATGAAGGCGCTCGATAACCAGTGGCATACCAGCACCCGCAGCGGCGGCAACGGCGCGTGCGTCGAAGCTCGGTACACGGACCACACCGCCCAGGTTCGAGACTCCAAGGACCGGCAGGGGCCGGCGCTGGCGTTCAGCGCGGGTCAATGGGTCGACTTCGTCCAGGGAATCAAGTCCGGCCAGTTCAACGCGTGA